In Rhodamnia argentea isolate NSW1041297 chromosome 4, ASM2092103v1, whole genome shotgun sequence, the following proteins share a genomic window:
- the LOC115752637 gene encoding DNA replication licensing factor MCM5 — MSGWDEGAVYYSDQAQVLGDGTADNSEAAATRHSVLRKFKEFIRGFETSKNTFPYRESLVHNPKFLAVDMEDLDAFDADLPSLLRSSPADYLPLFETAAAEVLVSLKSKVPGETGEMEEPETGDVQILLTSKEDPVSMRSVGAQYISKLVKIAGITIAASRTKAKATYVTLVCKNCRNVKIVPCRPGLGGAIVPRSCDHIPQLGEERCPIDPWLVVPDRSKYVDQQTLKLQENPEDVPTGELPRNILLSVDRYLVQTIVPGTRLSIMGIYSIFQSPNSSASHRGAVAVRQPYIRVVGMEETNQANSRGPAAFTSEEVEEFKKIAAQPDAYKHICSKIAPSIFGHDDVKKAVACLLFGGSRKVLPDGVKLRGDINVLLLGDPSTAKSQFLKFVEKTAPIAVYTSGKGSSAAGLTASVIRDGSSREFYLEGGAMVLADGGVVCIDEFDKMRPEDRVAIHEAMEQQTISIAKAGITTVLNSRTSVLAAANPPSGRYDDLKTAQDNIDLQTTILSRFDLIFIVKDVRMYSQDKIIASHIIKVHASANAASADSRASKEENWLKRYIQYCRAECHPRLSESASALLQNSYVTIRQDMRQQANDTGEAAAIPITVRQLEAIVRLSEALARMKLSHVATEENVQEAIRLFTVSTMDAARSGINQQVNLTPEMANEIKQAETQIKRRIGIGNHISERKLIDELTRMGMNESIVRRALIIMHQRDEVEYKRERRLILRKA, encoded by the exons ATGTCGGGGTGGGACGAAGGAGCGGTGTACTACAGCGACCAGGCGCAGGTTCTCGGCGACGGCACCGCCGACAACTCGGAGGCCGCCGCGACTCGCCACTCCGTCCTCCGCAAGTTTAAGGAGTTCATCCGGGGTTTCGAGACCTCGAAGAACACTTTCCCTTACAGGGAGAGCCTCGTCCACAACCCTAAGTTCCTCGCCGTCGACATGGAAGACCTCGACGCGTTCGATGCTGATCTCCCGTCGTTGCTACGCTCTTCTCCCGCCGATTATTTGCCTCTG TTCGAGACAGCAGCAGCAGAGGTTTTAGTGAGCTTGAAGTCGAAGGTGCCCGGAGAGACAGGTGAAATGGAGGAGCCAGAAACGGGGGATGTTCAGATCTTGCTGACATCAAAGGAGGATCCCGTGTCTATGCGGTCTGTCGGG GCTCAATACATATCAAAGCTTGTGAAAATAGCAGGAATAACCATTGCTGCTTCGAGGACGAAGGCAAAAGCTACTTATGTGACTTTGGTGTGCAAGAACTGTAGAAATGTGAAAATTGTCCCCTGCCGTCCTGGGCTTGGTGGTGCCATTGTTCCTAGATCATGTGATCATATCCCACAG CTTGGAGAAGAAAGGTGTCCAATTGATCCATGGCTTGTGGTTCCTGATAGGAGCAAATATGTTGATCAACAGACActaaaattgcaagaaaacccTGAG GATGTACCAACTGGGGAGCTTCCAAGAAATATTCTTCTATCTGTGGATCGCTATCTTGTCCAAACAATTGTACCTGGCACAAGATTGAGCATTATGGGGATCTATAGCATTTTTCAATCTCCAAATTCATCTGCCTC CCACAGAGGAGCTGTAGCTGTGAGACAGCCATACATCCGAGTTGTAGGCATGGAAGAAACAAATCAGGCCAACTCTAGAGGTCCAGCAGCTTTCACCTCTGAGGAG GTagaagaattcaaaaaaattgctgCACAACCTGATGCGTACAAACATATTTGTTCTAAAATCGCCCCATCTATTTTTGGTCATGATGATGTGAAAAAAGCAGTGGCCTGTCTTTTATTTGGAGGATCAAGAAAG GTTTTGCCTGATGGTGTAAAACTAAGAGGCGACATCAATGTGTTGCTTCTTGGGGACCCCTCTACAGCCAAATCACAG tttCTTAAGTTCGTTGAGAAGACAGCCCCAATTGCTGTTTATACTTCAGGAAAAGGCTCATCCGCAGCTGGTCTTACAGCATCAGTCATCCGTGATGGAAGCTCT CGGGAATTTTATCTTGAAGGAGGAGCAATGGTTTTGGCAGATGGTGGTGTGGTCTGTATTGATGAATTTGACAAAATGAGACCGGAGGACAG AGTTGCTATTCATGAAGCCATGGAGCAGCAAACAATATCTATAGCCAAAGCAGGAATCACAACAGTTCTCAACTCTAGAACATCTGTTCTTGCTGCTGCTAACCCGCCATCAGGACGTTATGATGACCTGAAG ACTGCACAGGACAATATTGACCTGCAGACAACTATCCTCTCTAGATTTGATCTGATTTTTATTGTTAAAGATGTCAGGATGTACTCTCAAGATAAG aTCATAGCAAGCCATATTATAAAAGTCCACGCTTCTGCCAATGCAGCCTCAGCCGATAGTAGAgcttcaaaagaagaaaattggcTGAAGAG GTATATACAATATTGTCGAGCTGAATGCCATCCTCGTCTGTCAGAATCAGCATCTGCGTTGCTGCAGAATAGTTATGTTACGATTAGACAG GACATGAGGCAGCAGGCTAATGATACTGGTGAGGCAGCTGCTATACCTATCACAGTTAGGCAGCTGGAAGCTATTGTCAGGCTAAGCGAGGCTCTAGCAAGAATGAAATT ATCCCATGTTGCCACTGAGGAGAATGTGCAAGAAGCAATCAGGCTTTTTACTGTTTCCACGATGGATGCGGCACGTTCTGGGATAAATCAACAAGTAAATCTTACCCCTGAAATGGCAAACGAGATCAAG CAAGCCGAAACTCAAATAAAGAGAAGAATAGGAATCGGGAACCACATATCAGAAAGAAAGTTGATCGACGAGCTGACTAGAATGGGGATGAACGAGTCTATA GTGAGAAGAGCTCTCATAATAATGCACCAAAGAGATGAAGTCGAATATAAGAGAGAAAGGCGCCTCATCCTCCGGAAAGCGTGA